The DNA segment CATCGCTTATTCACCCAGCAGGCGGATCATCTCCGCTTCGTCGATAACGGCAATCCCCAACTCCTGCGCTTTCGCCAGTTTAGAACCCGCCGCTTCTCCGGCTATCACCAGATCTGTTTTCTTCGACACGCTGCCGGAAACTTTCGCCCCGAGCGCCGTCAGACGATCTTTAGCTTCATCGCGCGACAGGACAGAAAGAGAACCGGTCAGCACCACGGTTTTACCGGAGAACGGGCTGTCGATTTCTTCCGGTACAATCACCTGCACTTCCGGCCAGTGAATGTTGATTTCCGGGCTGAGAAGCTCGTCGATCACCTGCTGGTTATGCTCTTCCGACAGGAAATTCACCACGTGCTTCGCCACCACGTCACCGACGTCAGGCACGGTTTTAAGAGAATCAATATCTGCCGCTTTCAGCGCCTCCACAGAACCGTAGTGCGCCGCCAGATTGGCCGCCGTCGCTTCGCCTACTTCACGAATACCGAGCGCATACAGGAAACGGGCAAGCGTAGTTTCTTTAGCTTTTTCCAGCGCATTCACTACGTTCTGTGCCGATTTCGGCCCCATGCGATCCAGACCAGTCAGTTTTCCTGCGGTCAGACGGAACAGATCCGCCGGATTCTTGACGTATTCTTTCTCAACCAGCTGATCGATAATTTTATCACCCATGCCATCGACGTCCAGCGCGCGGCGAGAAACGAAATGCTTCAGTGCCTCCTTGCGCTGCGCGCCGCAGATGAGACCGCCGGTACAGCGGGCCACCGCTTCGCCCTCCACGCGTTCAACGTCGGAATTACATACCGGACAATGCGTCGGGAACACCACTTCACGGGCATTCTCCGGTCGTTCATCCATGACCACGCCGACTACCTGCGGGATCACGTCACCGGCACGACGGACAATCACTGTGTCGCCAATGCGCAGACCGAGGCGTTCTATCTCATCAGCATTATGCAGGGTCGCATTGCTGACCATCACACCGGCGACCAGCACGGGCTCCAGGCGTGCCACCGGCGTAATCGCACCAGTGCGGCCAACCTGAAACTCGACGTCTTTCACCAGCGTGATTTGCTCCTGCGCAGGAAATTTAAATGCTGTCGCCCAGCGCGGCGCACGCGCCACGAAGCCCAGCGTTTCCTGTAT comes from the Enterobacteriaceae bacterium Kacie_13 genome and includes:
- the ligA gene encoding NAD-dependent DNA ligase LigA gives rise to the protein MATIEEQINHLRSQLRHHEYQYHVLDAPEVPDAEYDRLMRELRELETAHPELVTADSPTQRVGAAPLSEFGQVKHQVPMLSLDNVFDEDSYLAFYKRVQDRLKTAEPLTFCCELKLDGLAVSLLYENGELVQAATRGDGTTGENITANVRTIRAIPLRLQGDNIPARLEVRGEVFMPQPGFEAMNEEARRTGGKVFANPRNAAAGSLRQLDPRITAKRPLTFFCYGIGVLDGGELPRSHFARLQQLKAWGLPVSERVRVCTGSEDVLAFYRQVEADRPTLGFDIDGVVVKIDSLDIQETLGFVARAPRWATAFKFPAQEQITLVKDVEFQVGRTGAITPVARLEPVLVAGVMVSNATLHNADEIERLGLRIGDTVIVRRAGDVIPQVVGVVMDERPENAREVVFPTHCPVCNSDVERVEGEAVARCTGGLICGAQRKEALKHFVSRRALDVDGMGDKIIDQLVEKEYVKNPADLFRLTAGKLTGLDRMGPKSAQNVVNALEKAKETTLARFLYALGIREVGEATAANLAAHYGSVEALKAADIDSLKTVPDVGDVVAKHVVNFLSEEHNQQVIDELLSPEINIHWPEVQVIVPEEIDSPFSGKTVVLTGSLSVLSRDEAKDRLTALGAKVSGSVSKKTDLVIAGEAAGSKLAKAQELGIAVIDEAEMIRLLGE